The sequence GAATATCGCATTTAGCATACGCATCAGAAATTGCACAAGCGATGCTAAAACGCCAGCAAGCACATGCCATTACCTCTGCAAGAAGATACATAGTGCAAAACGCAATAGTTATTGTAGAGGAAGTTATGGATCACTTTAAAAAAAATAAAAGTATACAATTGGATGAAAAGCAAAAAGCTCAATTAATAAATAATTTGCTTATTACTCTAATCTCTGACCATGATACACAACCAACTATTAGTTTAGATAATAATTAAGTAAGCAAGTTTCATTACATAATTAACTTCTGCCAAGAAGGTCAGGTTGGGCAACTTTTTCACTAGTTATTTCTGATAAACATGTGTTGTTTTGTTCATTGTTGCTTTCTCCTCGCTTTAACTCATTAATTAGAGCATAAATTCTCTTACAATCCTCTTCAGTTATTTCTGGTAAACCTGTTTTGTTTTCATGGTTTCTTGCTTCTTGATCTAATTCAGCACTTAGAGTATCAATTTTCCTACAATCCTCTTTATTCCCACATAGGTGTACAACTGGTCCGGTGTCTTTGCTTATTGCCTCATTTAAATCATCAAAATCTAAATCATCCAAATTCTGATTACTTTCTTGTACTGACTCTGTTCTACTTAAACCTGACTGAAGTTGCTCCAAGGACTGTGTTGCGCTATCTATATCATCTTTCACAGCTTGATATATTATTGTGCGTTTTTTGTAAGGCTTAGTACTTTTTATTATTCCATTTACTTTTATTTTCGGCATATTTGTTCCTTAATTATATTTTAAATAAGTACTTTGATTTAAATATTAACCAAAGTAAAGAAAAATTTATAAATTTATTCATTACAATTCACGATTAGATTGACATCAGATAAAGAGTAAATTAAAAATTGAATAGATTTTAAATTTATAATAGATGCCTATAGAAATATTAATGCCTGCTCTTTCTCCTACAATGAGTAAAACCGGAGGAAAAATAGTAAAATGGCACAAGAATGAACAAGATAAAGTTGAAGTAGGTGATGTAATTGCTGAGATAGAGACTGACAAAGCTATAATGGAGTTCGAATCTGTGGATGAAGGAGTAATCGCAAAGATCTTTGTACAAGAAGGAGCAAGTGGTGTACCTGTCAATCAACTAATAGCTCTAATGCTAGAGGAAGGAGAAGATGGGAGCTCTATTGATAATTATACTTCTTCTGCTAGTAATGAAAAGTCAACTTCCGACTCTTCGGTGTCATTCCAGCGCGTGACGCTGGAATCTAGAAAAGAAGAATGGATCCCAGTGTCAGCTACTCAGATGACAGAGAGTTATGTAGAAAACAGGGTAAAAATAAGCCCGTTGGCTAAGAAAATAGCTCAAAATGAAGGGATTAATGCTAATCAACTAAAAGGTACTGGGCCGTATGGTCGTATAATTAAGGCTGATGTGCTAGAATCACTGGGTAGTACAGTACAATCAGAAAGTTATGATAGTGTAAGTGAAGCAGATACTGTATTTGAAGTTAGCAACATGCGCCAAATAATAGCGCAGCGTCTGGTTGAATCTAAGCAAAACATTCCACATTTTTATCTCACAGTAGACTGCCAGGTTGATAAGCTAGTGTCACTAAAGAATGAAATTAATTCTACAAATGAAGGTAATAGAGTCACAATAAATGATCTAGTTGTTAAAGCTGTTGCTCTCAGTATGAAAAAATTTCCAGATATCAATTCTTCGTGGATAGATAATAAAATACTTAAATATTCAAATATAGATATCTCAATTGCTGTAGCGCTTGATGATGGGTTAATTACTCCTATAGTGAAAAATGCTGATAAAAAAAGTATTTTATCCATATCAAAAGAAGTGAAAGACTTGGCAGGTAGAGCAAGATCTGGCAAATTGAGGCCTGAAGAATTTCAAGGTGGAGGGTTTACTATTTCCAACTTAGGAATGTTTGGAATAAAAACCTTCAGTGCTATAATTAATCCTCCACAGTCCTGTATCATGGCTGTTGGTGCATCTAAAAAACAACCAGTTGCTTTGAACGAAAAAATAGAGATAGCAGAAATAATGACAGTGACACTTTCCGTTGACCACAGGGCAGTTGATGGGGCACTCGGGGCAAAGTTCTTAAACGCTTTTAAGAATTATATAGAGAATCCACTGGCGATGCTTATTTAGAAATTCATCCCAAAATAGTCATTTAACCCTGTTATTATAAAATTAATACTTTTGAACCTATAATTTAAATAGTTAATAGGTTTAGAGGTAAAGAAATGACTACTCAAGAAACATCACAAGATAGATTCAAAAGTGCCCAATCAATATTTGCGAATCATGCGGTTGGCACAAGTCCTACAAAGGCTGGTGCTAAAAAATTCAAATATGAAGTAAAATCACCAGGTGTTATTCATACAACAGCAAGAAAGAACAATGTTGGTGCTGGTCTTAACGAACTGAATGCAAAAAAGAAAACTCATTCTGCTGTTTCAAAGCCGCAAAAGCCCCATGTAAACGTTATGCAAGAGGCTAATGAATTAAATCCTTTTAGAAAATTAAGAGAAAGAAGCGGAAGTATTTCTTCTTCATCAAGCACTTCTAGTATTGATTTTGAAGATCTCGCTTCGTCAGCACAAGCAGATATAGATAGAATGATGATGGAAAACATAAATGCATTTGAGCAAAATCCAAATGTACAATCTAAATCAAATCCAGCAACTATTGATGATATGTTGTTTGGAGGTATAAATGATCCTACTCCATGCTTGGAACCACAAAGAAGTGAAGCACCAAAAGTGAAGAAGCAGGTTCGTTTTCAGCTTCCTGAAGAAGCTGAAAAATCTTCTACCAATGCGAAAATTTATAATCCAATGGATGATGATCCAGTATATAAAAACAAAAAGCGTGTTAGTCCAGACAGATTTAAACCAAAGCACCAATCACAAAAGATTGAGCAACCTGATTTTACAAAGCCTGTTGGAGGCTATTCAAATCTAGTAAGATGCGCTAATACATACAGTGGTAAAACCTTCGAACCTAAGATGGAGAGAAAGTCTGATAATAACGTTTCTCCTAGGAAGAAAGCTGCAGAAAGTCCTATGCATTTCCCTACTAGAGGAAATGGCAAAAAAGGTGTCATTCAACCTAATGCTTCATACAATCAAGAACTTCAATCGAAAGTTTCTGGAGTTAACGTAAGCGAGATAGTGAATATATTTAATGGTAAAAATCGTTAAATATAGCCAAAATATGTAAGGTTTACCATTTTTTCTGTCATCC is a genomic window of Wolbachia endosymbiont of Folsomia candida containing:
- a CDS encoding pyruvate dehydrogenase complex dihydrolipoamide acetyltransferase is translated as MPIEILMPALSPTMSKTGGKIVKWHKNEQDKVEVGDVIAEIETDKAIMEFESVDEGVIAKIFVQEGASGVPVNQLIALMLEEGEDGSSIDNYTSSASNEKSTSDSSVSFQRVTLESRKEEWIPVSATQMTESYVENRVKISPLAKKIAQNEGINANQLKGTGPYGRIIKADVLESLGSTVQSESYDSVSEADTVFEVSNMRQIIAQRLVESKQNIPHFYLTVDCQVDKLVSLKNEINSTNEGNRVTINDLVVKAVALSMKKFPDINSSWIDNKILKYSNIDISIAVALDDGLITPIVKNADKKSILSISKEVKDLAGRARSGKLRPEEFQGGGFTISNLGMFGIKTFSAIINPPQSCIMAVGASKKQPVALNEKIEIAEIMTVTLSVDHRAVDGALGAKFLNAFKNYIENPLAMLI